A part of Candidatus Dormiibacterota bacterium genomic DNA contains:
- a CDS encoding MFS transporter: MKFRPRLIPAPPSHVSGLLSPSWRTSLYVTCVAQATAMLAFGFVLPFLPLYLKEIGVRPDSAVVFWSGALVASTGISLAIFSPIWGALADRHGRKLMVLRSMLIGGLIIALMGLVQNVEQFLVLRILQGVFTGTIAAATALVAGIVPRERLAWSMGLLQTSVYVGISAGPVLGGLIAQAVGIRGTFFVAGAMLAIAGIFVWQFVHEHFTPPSMMKRPGFFKTVGIGLRSPILMPLMVTLLLVQLSSAIVFPILPLFVERLSSATDPVKLYAGLAFGATAVCSALAALFYSRLVDRSGYRRILILACFGAALFFLPQAFVKNIGQFLLLRAGLGIFFGVLIPATNAIVGLSTPPALRGSAYGLTSSATAVGNAIGPLLGATLAASFGYPSIFIATAGVLTLLGLWVILRVREPMANPPP; this comes from the coding sequence GTGAAATTTCGGCCTCGGTTGATCCCGGCTCCGCCGAGTCATGTGTCCGGCCTGCTGAGTCCCAGCTGGCGAACCAGCCTCTACGTCACCTGTGTCGCGCAGGCGACCGCCATGCTCGCCTTCGGATTCGTGCTGCCGTTTCTCCCGCTCTACCTCAAGGAAATTGGGGTCAGGCCGGACAGCGCGGTGGTCTTCTGGTCGGGCGCGCTGGTCGCCAGCACCGGCATTTCGCTCGCCATCTTCAGCCCGATCTGGGGCGCCCTTGCGGACCGGCACGGCCGCAAGCTCATGGTGCTGCGCTCGATGCTGATCGGCGGGCTGATCATCGCCCTGATGGGGCTGGTGCAAAACGTGGAGCAGTTCCTCGTCCTGCGCATCCTCCAGGGCGTGTTCACCGGCACGATCGCCGCAGCGACCGCGTTGGTGGCGGGCATCGTGCCGCGCGAGCGGCTCGCCTGGAGCATGGGGCTGCTCCAGACCAGCGTCTACGTGGGCATCTCGGCCGGCCCGGTGCTCGGCGGTCTGATCGCCCAGGCCGTTGGCATCCGCGGGACGTTCTTCGTCGCCGGGGCGATGCTGGCGATCGCCGGGATCTTCGTCTGGCAGTTCGTCCACGAGCATTTCACGCCGCCGTCGATGATGAAGCGGCCGGGCTTCTTCAAGACGGTGGGCATCGGGCTGCGCTCGCCGATCCTGATGCCCCTGATGGTGACGCTGCTCCTGGTCCAGCTGAGCTCGGCCATCGTCTTCCCCATCCTGCCGTTGTTCGTCGAGCGTCTCTCGTCGGCTACGGACCCGGTCAAGCTCTACGCCGGCCTGGCGTTCGGAGCGACGGCGGTCTGCAGCGCGCTTGCCGCGCTCTTCTACAGCCGCCTCGTCGATCGCTCCGGCTACCGGCGGATCCTGATTCTTGCCTGCTTCGGTGCCGCCCTCTTCTTTCTGCCGCAGGCTTTCGTGAAGAACATCGGCCAGTTTCTGTTGTTGCGCGCCGGGCTCGGCATCTTTTTCGGTGTGCTGATCCCGGCGACCAATGCCATCGTGGGTCTCTCGACACCGCCCGCGCTTCGCGGCTCGGCCTATGGGCTGACCAGCAGCGCGACCGCGGTCGGCAACGCGATCGGGCCGCTGCTCGGAGCGACGCTGGCGGCCAGCTTCGGCTATCCCTCGATCTTCATCGCCACGGCCGGGGTGCTGACGCTGCTCGGGCTGTGGGTGATCCTGCGGGTCCGCGAACCGATGGCCAATCCCCCACCGTAA
- a CDS encoding TldD/PmbA family protein — protein MPLLEQSLVDSVIKRALRSGADFVELFVERKRNQSISVEESKVQRVSSGNDLGAGLRIIHQGTVSYVYTEDLSEDGLLKTADLAAQIGRRGGGKFAFGELTGTPKNLQRIEVPPDTVGAEAKIELLLEADQAARAVSGAVKQVAVGYGQSSQEVLVATSEGIHHADSRTRVRLMVHAVAERNGEIQTAMEAPGMQRGFEFFDDTSAAEYARAAAERAVALLDAAPSPAGQMAVIIGNEFGGVLFHEACGHGLEADFVGKGSTVFTGKIGQAVASPIVTAIDDGTMPSRWGTLTVDDEGVPTRRNVLIQDGVLVSYMYDRLRAGQQHHPVTGNGRRQSYQHLPIPRMTNTFIAAGAHTVEDIIAATPRGLYAKKLGAGQVDVTSGDFVFAVTEGYLIEGGRIGRPVRGATIVGNGPRALHKIDMVANDLKLAPGTCGKEGQGVPVSVGQPTIRISELTVGGTGVVPGGAMRQ, from the coding sequence ATGCCCCTGCTCGAGCAGTCTCTCGTGGACAGCGTGATCAAGCGCGCGCTGCGGTCTGGCGCCGATTTCGTCGAGCTCTTCGTCGAGCGCAAGCGCAATCAGTCGATCAGTGTCGAGGAGAGCAAGGTGCAGCGGGTCAGCTCCGGCAATGACCTGGGCGCCGGGTTACGCATCATCCACCAGGGAACCGTCAGCTACGTGTACACCGAGGATCTCTCGGAAGACGGCCTGCTCAAGACCGCCGACCTGGCGGCGCAGATCGGGCGGCGCGGCGGTGGGAAGTTTGCTTTCGGCGAGTTGACCGGGACGCCGAAAAATCTGCAGCGGATCGAGGTGCCGCCGGACACCGTCGGGGCGGAGGCGAAGATCGAACTGTTGCTCGAAGCCGATCAGGCGGCCCGAGCGGTGAGCGGCGCTGTCAAACAGGTTGCGGTCGGCTACGGCCAGAGTTCGCAGGAGGTGCTGGTCGCCACCTCGGAGGGCATCCATCATGCCGATTCCCGCACCCGCGTCCGCCTCATGGTGCACGCTGTTGCCGAGCGCAACGGCGAGATCCAAACCGCGATGGAAGCGCCCGGCATGCAGCGCGGCTTCGAATTCTTCGACGACACCTCGGCGGCCGAGTATGCTCGTGCCGCCGCCGAGCGCGCGGTCGCCCTGCTCGATGCCGCGCCGTCGCCCGCCGGTCAGATGGCGGTGATCATCGGTAACGAGTTCGGTGGGGTTCTCTTCCACGAAGCGTGCGGGCACGGGCTCGAAGCGGACTTCGTCGGCAAGGGATCGACCGTCTTCACCGGCAAGATCGGCCAGGCGGTCGCGAGCCCGATCGTCACGGCCATCGATGACGGCACGATGCCCAGCCGCTGGGGAACCTTGACCGTCGACGACGAAGGCGTGCCGACCCGCCGCAATGTCCTCATCCAGGACGGCGTCCTCGTCAGTTACATGTACGACCGGCTCCGGGCCGGTCAGCAACACCACCCGGTCACCGGGAATGGTCGTCGCCAGTCCTACCAGCACCTGCCGATCCCGCGGATGACCAACACCTTCATCGCCGCCGGCGCGCACACGGTGGAGGACATCATCGCGGCCACACCGCGGGGGCTCTACGCCAAGAAACTCGGTGCCGGGCAGGTCGATGTCACGAGCGGTGACTTCGTCTTCGCGGTCACCGAGGGCTACTTGATCGAGGGCGGCCGCATCGGCCGGCCGGTGCGCGGCGCGACGATCGTCGGCAACGGGCCGCGCGCCCTGCACAAGATCGACATGGTCGCAAACGACCTCAAGCTTGCCCCCGGCACCTGCGGCAAGGAAGGTCAGGGCGTCCCGGTGTCCGTTGGCCAGCCAACCATCCGCATCTCGGAACTCACCGTCGGCGGCACCGGGGTGGTACCCGGCGGCGCTATGCGGCAGTGA
- a CDS encoding TldD/PmbA family protein, with translation MNPIGESVLARCKAHGAEDAELYISRGTEFTVRVYKGEIESLVSAESRGIGLRTFREQRVGFSYTSDFEPAALDSLVDEALLNGRYNHADDANVLPDTRPFDPLGGLASPALLGVDPQRKIDFALEMERRATSLDARVRRVSDAIYSDGSGQVEIYNSRGLEASFDRTVAYGVLETIAEQDTEMQSGFAFTHGRDLDKLDLAGVVKEAVENAAGLLGARPVPTASVPVVLHPHAAAMILGVLASSFSADAVIKRRSLLAGKVGEQVAAAIVTITDDPRLPEGLASRPFDGEGVPAARTELIAAGVLKGYLHNTYTAMRSKSQSTGSAVRSYKSVPEVGVSNLVLKPGNLSREALLTRVSNGLHVSQLTGLNTVNPVSGEFSLGLTGHWIENGHLTRPVKELTVAGNVIALMQKVVAVADDLRFMFAGGFCGSPTVLIEELPVGGL, from the coding sequence GTGAACCCGATCGGCGAAAGCGTCCTGGCGCGCTGCAAAGCGCACGGGGCGGAGGACGCCGAGCTGTACATCTCGCGCGGCACCGAGTTCACCGTCCGGGTTTACAAGGGTGAGATCGAGTCCCTGGTGTCAGCGGAAAGCCGTGGGATCGGGCTTCGCACCTTTCGTGAACAGCGCGTTGGCTTTTCGTACACCTCCGACTTCGAGCCCGCGGCGCTCGACAGCCTGGTGGATGAGGCGCTCCTCAATGGGCGCTACAACCACGCCGACGACGCCAATGTGTTGCCGGACACCCGGCCCTTCGACCCGCTGGGTGGGCTCGCGTCACCGGCGCTCCTCGGTGTCGACCCGCAACGAAAGATCGACTTCGCACTCGAGATGGAACGGCGCGCGACCTCGCTCGATGCGCGCGTCCGCCGAGTCAGCGATGCGATCTACAGCGATGGCAGCGGCCAGGTCGAGATCTACAACAGCCGCGGGCTCGAGGCATCCTTCGACCGGACCGTCGCCTACGGCGTGCTGGAGACGATCGCCGAACAGGACACCGAGATGCAATCCGGGTTTGCCTTCACGCATGGCCGCGACCTGGACAAGCTGGATCTGGCCGGGGTGGTGAAGGAGGCCGTGGAGAACGCGGCGGGCCTGCTGGGCGCGCGTCCGGTGCCAACGGCGAGCGTCCCGGTCGTGCTGCATCCGCACGCCGCCGCGATGATCCTCGGTGTGCTCGCCAGCTCTTTCAGCGCGGATGCCGTGATCAAGCGGCGCTCGTTGCTGGCCGGGAAGGTCGGCGAGCAGGTGGCCGCGGCGATCGTGACCATCACCGACGACCCGCGTCTTCCCGAAGGCCTGGCGAGTCGGCCGTTCGACGGCGAGGGTGTGCCGGCCGCCCGCACCGAGCTGATCGCCGCGGGCGTCCTCAAGGGCTATCTCCACAACACCTACACGGCGATGCGCAGCAAAAGCCAGTCGACCGGGAGCGCCGTACGCTCCTACAAGAGCGTGCCCGAGGTGGGCGTCTCGAACCTGGTGCTCAAGCCCGGCAATCTTTCGCGGGAGGCGCTGCTGACCCGCGTCAGCAACGGGCTGCATGTCTCGCAGCTGACTGGCTTGAACACGGTCAACCCCGTTTCCGGGGAGTTTTCGCTAGGACTCACCGGCCACTGGATCGAGAACGGCCACCTGACCCGGCCGGTCAAGGAGCTGACGGTGGCGGGCAATGTCATCGCCCTGATGCAGAAGGTGGTGGCCGTCGCCGACGACCTTCGCTTCATGTTCGCCGGCGGTTTCTGCGGCAGTCCGACGGTGCTGATCGAGGAGCTACCCGTCGGCGGTCTCTAG
- a CDS encoding MFS transporter, protein MVGVNLRTVILGVPPTLPALHRALSLTYSAGGLLTSLPVLLMALGAIPGAYLVSRVGARRAVAVGLALVAIGAALRGAFPNAVMLFAFTVVFALGIAVAQPAMPSLAQAWFPQRIGRAIAIYSNGLLVGEVIAASITLPFLLVPFGWQVALAVWAVPAAIVLALWLIGTPTSEAAVATAGAWLPDWRSGRMLRVGLLMGGASLVYFGMNSWIPDTLDARHAHALIPLTLGALNAMQLPISFWLALRGDRMLGRRWPYVLAGVGSIVGVAGYALAPAASAPVWAGLAGAGASLAFILNLGLPALFSPSEVARTSGLMFTIGYGAAFFGPALGGFAWDWSGQFRFALLPMLIGSLAMLAFGATLPAIRISPAGRSAASSADR, encoded by the coding sequence TTGGTCGGTGTCAATCTGCGCACCGTCATCCTCGGCGTCCCGCCCACGCTGCCGGCCCTGCACCGCGCGCTCTCGCTCACCTACAGCGCCGGCGGGCTCTTGACCTCACTGCCGGTGCTATTGATGGCGCTCGGTGCGATCCCGGGTGCCTACCTTGTCAGCCGCGTCGGCGCGCGCCGGGCGGTTGCGGTGGGGCTCGCCCTGGTCGCGATCGGAGCTGCTCTGCGGGGCGCCTTCCCAAATGCGGTCATGCTCTTCGCCTTTACGGTGGTGTTCGCGCTGGGGATCGCGGTGGCGCAACCGGCGATGCCGAGCCTGGCGCAGGCCTGGTTCCCGCAGCGGATCGGACGGGCGATCGCGATCTACTCCAATGGCTTGCTGGTTGGCGAGGTGATCGCGGCCAGCATCACGCTGCCGTTCCTGCTGGTGCCCTTTGGCTGGCAGGTCGCGCTCGCGGTGTGGGCCGTGCCGGCGGCCATCGTGCTCGCGCTCTGGCTGATCGGCACCCCGACATCGGAGGCCGCGGTGGCGACCGCAGGCGCCTGGCTCCCCGACTGGCGGAGCGGGCGCATGCTCCGGGTCGGCTTGCTGATGGGTGGGGCCAGCCTCGTCTACTTCGGCATGAACAGCTGGATCCCCGACACGCTCGACGCGCGCCATGCTCATGCGTTGATTCCGTTGACCCTCGGCGCGCTGAACGCGATGCAACTCCCCATCAGTTTCTGGCTGGCGTTACGCGGCGACAGGATGCTGGGACGCCGCTGGCCCTATGTCCTTGCCGGGGTCGGGTCGATTGTGGGCGTCGCCGGTTATGCGCTGGCCCCGGCCGCCAGCGCGCCGGTCTGGGCGGGTCTCGCAGGGGCTGGCGCCAGTCTCGCCTTCATCCTCAACCTGGGCCTACCGGCCCTCTTCTCACCATCCGAGGTCGCGCGCACCAGCGGCTTGATGTTCACGATTGGCTACGGTGCGGCCTTCTTCGGCCCCGCGCTCGGGGGCTTTGCCTGGGACTGGAGCGGTCAATTCCGGTTCGCGCTGCTGCCGATGCTGATCGGTTCGCTCGCGATGCTCGCGTTCGGCGCGACCTTGCCCGCAATACGGATCAGTCCCGCAGGTCGGTCGGCGGCGTCCTCAGCAGACCGGTAA
- a CDS encoding PHP domain-containing protein: MLADLHMHSTVSDGWRDPDEVANLAADRGVRVMALTDHDTILGVSRARAIAHGRGLGYVPALEVTTYPPNQFRHILGHGVDLNYPPLLALLERTQGVFRKQTNAWIRILQEQGIGRDLGLDAFAYKPTVMPGAVLKLVLQHGLMTEREAWDSVRKAVDFMPADFYTPIPSPREAIDTIHGAGGLAVHAHPGVVPDQDLMKEVLPILDGLEVYTRRHKPEQIPIYEELAHQHGLLMTVGSDYHGFNGDDYEAPKQIIDIRYLDRLGARVQWPFLEKAG, from the coding sequence GTGCTAGCCGACCTCCACATGCATTCGACGGTGAGTGACGGCTGGCGCGACCCTGACGAGGTCGCCAATCTAGCCGCCGACCGTGGGGTTCGGGTGATGGCGCTGACCGACCATGACACCATCCTGGGGGTAAGCCGTGCCCGGGCCATCGCCCACGGTCGCGGCCTTGGCTACGTACCCGCCCTCGAGGTCACGACCTATCCCCCCAACCAGTTCCGCCACATCCTCGGGCACGGGGTCGACCTGAACTATCCCCCGCTCCTCGCGCTCCTCGAACGGACCCAGGGCGTGTTCCGCAAGCAGACCAACGCCTGGATCCGGATCCTGCAGGAGCAAGGGATCGGGCGCGACCTCGGGCTCGACGCCTTCGCCTACAAACCGACCGTGATGCCCGGTGCCGTCCTCAAGCTCGTTCTTCAGCACGGGTTGATGACGGAGAGAGAGGCCTGGGACAGTGTGCGAAAGGCCGTTGATTTCATGCCGGCCGATTTCTATACCCCGATCCCATCACCGCGAGAGGCGATCGACACCATCCACGGGGCCGGCGGGCTGGCGGTCCATGCGCATCCGGGAGTGGTGCCCGACCAGGACTTGATGAAGGAGGTCTTGCCCATACTCGATGGCCTGGAGGTCTACACGCGCCGCCACAAACCAGAGCAGATCCCCATTTACGAAGAGCTGGCCCACCAGCATGGGCTACTGATGACCGTCGGGAGCGACTACCACGGCTTCAACGGCGACGACTACGAGGCCCCCAAGCAAATCATCGACATCCGTTACCTGGACCGGCTCGGGGCTCGGGTGCAGTGGCCGTTCCTCGAGAAGGCCGGATGA